In Canis lupus dingo isolate Sandy chromosome 25, ASM325472v2, whole genome shotgun sequence, one genomic interval encodes:
- the LOC112670174 gene encoding regulatory factor X-associated protein, translating to MTVNVKRKNKFIRNKSCRISTQIELGPQVSFSAIPFSNGPPLPSWTDAPSPGLGHRPPHPSFAFPTPGSVGRTMVAAKKRRLTGRPGASRPHTAGSAAAAAPTNPPPPPPAPRLRSAGPGPGAGAGAVGAAPRSRPVSRRLARTLGCGEPLGPAGAEGLGSWTPQGVSSTEVQGVVDGAGPGAACGALRPGAPTPAPAPAPAPGQALAPAPVPAAASQFALLVMHPCGGQDDSAAEGVPRRAPALGDGAGAGKPIRYLCEVAGAGEEEAGDDEADLLDASDAPGGGESTASLEDLEDEETHSGGEGGSGGARRRGGGGGSTSKTCTFEGCSETTSQVAKQRKPWMCKKHRNKMYKDKYKKKKSDQALNCSGAAQAGSTGNVRLEESTDNILSIVKQRTGTFGDRPARPTLLEQVLNQKRLSLLRSPEVVQFLQKQQQLLNQQVLEQRQQQFPGTSV from the exons ATGACAGTAAAtgtcaagagaaaaaacaaatttatcagGAACAAATCATGTCGGATCTCAACACAAATTGAACTTGGGCCCCAAGTGTCCTTCTCCGCTATCCCATTTTCAAACGGGCCGCCTCTGCCGTCCTGGACTGATGCCCCGAGCCCCGGGTTGGGACACCGCCCACCACACCCCAGCTTCGCATTCCCGACTCCAGGCAGCGTGGGGCGAACGATG GTTGCAGCAAAAAAGCGCCGTCTTACCGGGCGCCCAGGAGCTTCGCGTCCACACACAGCGGGCAGCGCGGCCGCTGCGGCGCCGACcaacccgccgccgccgccgccagcgccGCGCTTGCGCA gcgcaggcccaggcccaggcgcaggcgcaggcgcagtcGGGGCTGCCCCGCGGAGCCGACCTGTTTCCCGCCGGCTTGCGCGGACTCTGGGGTGCGGAGAGCCGTTGGGCCCTGCGGGTGCTGAGGGGCTGGGGTCGTGGACCCCGCAAGGTGTCAGCAGCACGGAGGTGCAGGGTGTCGTCGACGGTGCGGGGCCGGGCGCAGCCTGCGGCGCGCTccgccccggggcccccacccccgcccccgcccccgcccctgctccgGGCCAGGCCCTGGCTCCGGCCCCTGTCCCGGCCGCCGCCTCGCAGTTCGCCCTCCTGGTGATGCACCCCTGCGGCGGGCAGGACGACTCCGCGGCCGAGGGCGTCCCGAGGCGGGCTCCGGCCCTGGGGGACGGCGCCGGGGCGGGCAAGCCCATTCGGTACCTGTGCGAGGTGGCGGGGGCCGGCGAGGAGGAGGCGGGGGACGACGAGGCCGACCTGCTGGACGCTTCTGACGCCCCGGGGGGAGGCGAGAGCACGGCTAGTTTGGAGGACCTGGAGGACGAGGAGACCCACTCCGGGGGCGAGGGTGGCAGCGGCGGAGCCCGGCgacggggcggcggcgggggcagcACGAGCAAGACCTGCACCTTCGAGGGTTGCAGCGAGACCACGAGCCAGGTGGCCAAGCAGCGCAAGCCTTGGATGTGCAAGAAACACCGCAACAAGATGTACAAGGACAagtacaaaaagaagaaaagtgaccAGGCCCTGAACTGCAGTGGGGCCGCCCAGGCCGGCAGCACAGGAAACGTCAGACTGGAG GAAAGTACAGATAACATACTCTCCATTGTTAAACAAAGAACAGGAACCTTTGGGGATCGTCCTGCAAGACCTACTCTTTTAGAACAAGTGTTAAATCAAAAAAGACTG tcATTACTAAGAAGTCCAGAAGTGGTGCAATTTTTACAGAAACAGCAACAACTATTAAATCAGCAAGTTTTGGAGCAAAGACAGCAGCAGTTTCCAGGAACATCAGTGTGA